The Pantoea sp. At-9b genome includes a window with the following:
- a CDS encoding GNAT family N-acetyltransferase → MTALTLADHLWQRDDFIISTERQRLDVDWIHYQLAERSYWAKGQPRAKTERAIAGSLPFGLYQQNQQIGFARLITDYTRFGWLCDVIIDENWRGHGLGSWLATCVRAHPELLTVHRWMLSTNDAHQLYQRLGWRVVQDPHKLMEFPLS, encoded by the coding sequence ATGACCGCTTTAACCCTTGCCGATCATCTGTGGCAGCGCGATGACTTCATCATCTCTACCGAACGTCAGCGCCTTGATGTTGACTGGATTCATTATCAACTGGCCGAACGTTCTTACTGGGCCAAGGGCCAACCACGCGCGAAAACCGAGCGTGCTATCGCGGGGTCACTGCCGTTTGGTTTGTACCAACAGAATCAGCAAATCGGGTTTGCCCGGCTGATCACTGACTACACCCGATTTGGCTGGCTGTGTGATGTGATCATCGATGAAAACTGGCGTGGTCACGGTCTTGGCAGTTGGCTGGCAACCTGTGTGCGGGCGCACCCGGAATTGCTAACCGTACACCGCTGGATGCTTTCGACCAATGATGCCCATCAGCTGTATCAGCGCCTTGGCTGGCGCGTGGTGCAGGACCCGCACAAGCTGATGGAATTTCCTCTCTCCTGA